Proteins encoded together in one Urocitellus parryii isolate mUroPar1 chromosome 3, mUroPar1.hap1, whole genome shotgun sequence window:
- the Fignl1 gene encoding fidgetin-like protein 1 isoform X2 produces MRIVHRYYAFSMHGQTLRSPRSVLPNCSKDTSQTNSEKWQSGLSINNVFKMDNVQKMMQAGKKFKDSILEPGDASVIIHKEVAAFDHPKFNVRGAPGEGDLLPNLIHDTDRAQDNPGNNPLRCPQVVQPPVVTNTTTKTCCMSSVPLGESSTAKVHAAPLFGNVKKENHSFPKANVGLNMFSSNQSCFPSGSENPRERKGFYDSGIIDTLSNPVLNKGFSKMEDNGQREDSNLPTFKTAKEQLWVDQQKKGHQLQRASGSSYGSVKKSLGAGRSRGIFGKFVPPIPKQDGGEHNGGMQYKPYGAGTAEPAHPVDERLKNLEPKMIELIMNEIMDHGPPVHWEDIAGVEFAKATIKEIVVWPMMRPDIFTGLRGPPKGILLFGPPGTGKTLIGKCIASQSGATFFSISASSLTSKWVGEGEKMVRALFAVARCQQPAVIFIDEIDSLLSQRGDGEHESSRRIKTEFLVQLDGATTSSEDRILVVGATNRPQEIDEAARRRLVKRLYIPLPEASGRKQIVINLMSKEQCHLSEEEIEWVVQQSDGFSGADMTQLCREASLGPIRSLQTADIATITPDQVRPIAYIDFENAFRTVRPSVSPKDLELYENWNKTFGCGK; encoded by the exons ATGCGTATCGTGCACAGATATTACGCATTCAGTATGCATGGGCAAACTCTGAGATCTCCCAGGTCTGTGCTACCAAATTGTTCAAAAGATAC ATCTCAAACTAACAGTGAAAAGTGGCAGTCTGGGTTGtcaataaataatgttttcaaaatggaTAATGTACAGAAGATGATGCAAGCTggcaaaaaatttaaagattctaTTTTGGAACCTGGTGATGCATCAGTAATAATCCACAAGGAGGTTGCTGCCTTTGATCATCCTAAATTTAATGTTCGTGGAGCTCCTGGAGAGGGTGACCTATTACCTAACTTAATTCATGACACAGATAGGGCCCAAGACAACCCAGGAAACAACCCTTTGAGGTGCCCTCAGGTTGTCCAGCCACCTGTAGTGACTAACACCACCACTAAGACTTGTTGCATGTCTTCAGTGCCTTTAGGTGAGTCATCCACTGCAAAAGTACatgctgcaccattatttggaaATGTCAAAAAGGAAAATCACAGCTTTCCCAAAGCCAACGTAGGACTAAATATGTTCTCATCTAATCAGTCTTGTTTTCCTTCTGGCTCTGAAAATCCACGGGAAAGGAAGGGTTTTTATGATTCTGGCATCATTGATACCCTTTCCAATCCAGTACTGAATAAGGGTTTTAGTAAAATGGAAGATAATGGCCAAAGGGAGGATAGCAATCTGCCCACCTTTAAAACTGCAAAAGAACAATTATGGGTAGATCAACAAAAAAAGGGCCATCAACTCCAGCGTGCATCAGGGTCTTCCTATGGTAGTGTTAAAAAGTCTCTGGGAGCTGGTAGATCTCGAGGGATATTTGGAAAATTTGTTCCTCCTATACCTAAGCAAGATGGGGGAGAACATAATGGAGGAATGCAGTATAAGCCTTATGGGGCAGGAACTGCAGAACCAGCACATCCTGTTGATGAGCGTCTGAAGAACTTAGAGCCAAAGATGATTGAACTTATTATGAATGAGATCATGGATCATGGGCCTCCAGTACATTGGGAAGATATTGCAGGAGTGGAATTTGCAAAAGCCACAATAAAGGAAATAGTTGTGTGGCCCATGATGAGGCCAGACATCTTCACTGGGTTACGGGGACCTCCGAAAGGAATTCTGCTCTTTGGTCCTCCTGGGACTGGTAAAACTCTAATTGGAAAGTGCATTGCTAGTCAGTCTGGGGCAACATTCTTTAGCATTTCTGCTTCATCCTTGACTTCTAAATGGGTAGGTGAGGGGGAGAAAATGGTACGGGCTTTGTTTGCTGTTGCAAGGTGTCAGCAACCAGCTGTGATATTTATTGATGAAATTGATTCCCTGTTATCTCAACGAGGAGATGGTGAACATGAATCTTCTAGAAGAATAAAAACTGAGTTTTTAGTTCAGTTAGATGGAGCAACGACATCTTCTGAAGACCGCATTCTAGTGGTGGGAGCAACAAATCGGCCGCAAGAGATTGATGAGGCTGCCCGGAGAAGATTGGTGAAAAGGCTTTATATTCCTCTCCCAGAAGCTTCAGGCAGGAAGCAGATAGTAATTAATCTAATGTCCAAGGAGCAGTGTCACCTCAGTGAAGAAGAAATTGAATGGGTTGTCCAGCAGTCTGATGGATTCTCTGGAGCAGACATGACACAGCTTTGTAGAGAGGCTTCTCTTGGCCCTATTCGCAGTTTACAAACTGCTGACATTGCTACCATAACACCAGATCAAGTTCGACCCATAGCTTATATtgattttgaaaatgcttttagAACTGTGCGACCTAGTGTGTCTCCAAAAGATTTAGAGCTTTatgaaaactggaacaaaacattTGGTTGTGGAAAGTAA
- the Fignl1 gene encoding fidgetin-like protein 1 isoform X3, producing MRIVHRYYAFSMHGQTLRSPRSVLPNCSKGTGKTLIGKCIASQSGATFFSISASSLTSKWVGEGEKMVRALFAVARCQQPAVIFIDEIDSLLSQRGDGEHESSRRIKTEFLVQLDGATTSSEDRILVVGATNRPQEIDEAARRRLVKRLYIPLPEASGRKQIVINLMSKEQCHLSEEEIEWVVQQSDGFSGADMTQLCREASLGPIRSLQTADIATITPDQVRPIAYIDFENAFRTVRPSVSPKDLELYENWNKTFGCGK from the exons ATGCGTATCGTGCACAGATATTACGCATTCAGTATGCATGGGCAAACTCTGAGATCTCCCAGGTCTGTGCTACCAAATTGTTCAAAA GGGACTGGTAAAACTCTAATTGGAAAGTGCATTGCTAGTCAGTCTGGGGCAACATTCTTTAGCATTTCTGCTTCATCCTTGACTTCTAAATGGGTAGGTGAGGGGGAGAAAATGGTACGGGCTTTGTTTGCTGTTGCAAGGTGTCAGCAACCAGCTGTGATATTTATTGATGAAATTGATTCCCTGTTATCTCAACGAGGAGATGGTGAACATGAATCTTCTAGAAGAATAAAAACTGAGTTTTTAGTTCAGTTAGATGGAGCAACGACATCTTCTGAAGACCGCATTCTAGTGGTGGGAGCAACAAATCGGCCGCAAGAGATTGATGAGGCTGCCCGGAGAAGATTGGTGAAAAGGCTTTATATTCCTCTCCCAGAAGCTTCAGGCAGGAAGCAGATAGTAATTAATCTAATGTCCAAGGAGCAGTGTCACCTCAGTGAAGAAGAAATTGAATGGGTTGTCCAGCAGTCTGATGGATTCTCTGGAGCAGACATGACACAGCTTTGTAGAGAGGCTTCTCTTGGCCCTATTCGCAGTTTACAAACTGCTGACATTGCTACCATAACACCAGATCAAGTTCGACCCATAGCTTATATtgattttgaaaatgcttttagAACTGTGCGACCTAGTGTGTCTCCAAAAGATTTAGAGCTTTatgaaaactggaacaaaacattTGGTTGTGGAAAGTAA
- the Fignl1 gene encoding fidgetin-like protein 1 isoform X4, with product MRIVHRYYAFSMHGQTLRSPRSVLPNCSKVQLDGATTSSEDRILVVGATNRPQEIDEAARRRLVKRLYIPLPEASGRKQIVINLMSKEQCHLSEEEIEWVVQQSDGFSGADMTQLCREASLGPIRSLQTADIATITPDQVRPIAYIDFENAFRTVRPSVSPKDLELYENWNKTFGCGK from the exons ATGCGTATCGTGCACAGATATTACGCATTCAGTATGCATGGGCAAACTCTGAGATCTCCCAGGTCTGTGCTACCAAATTGTTCAAA AGTTCAGTTAGATGGAGCAACGACATCTTCTGAAGACCGCATTCTAGTGGTGGGAGCAACAAATCGGCCGCAAGAGATTGATGAGGCTGCCCGGAGAAGATTGGTGAAAAGGCTTTATATTCCTCTCCCAGAAGCTTCAGGCAGGAAGCAGATAGTAATTAATCTAATGTCCAAGGAGCAGTGTCACCTCAGTGAAGAAGAAATTGAATGGGTTGTCCAGCAGTCTGATGGATTCTCTGGAGCAGACATGACACAGCTTTGTAGAGAGGCTTCTCTTGGCCCTATTCGCAGTTTACAAACTGCTGACATTGCTACCATAACACCAGATCAAGTTCGACCCATAGCTTATATtgattttgaaaatgcttttagAACTGTGCGACCTAGTGTGTCTCCAAAAGATTTAGAGCTTTatgaaaactggaacaaaacattTGGTTGTGGAAAGTAA
- the Fignl1 gene encoding fidgetin-like protein 1 isoform X1, with translation MQTSSSRSIHLSEWQKNYFAITSDICTSGQRADAYRAQILRIQYAWANSEISQVCATKLFKRYAEKYSAIVDSDNVETGLNNYAENILALARSQTNSEKWQSGLSINNVFKMDNVQKMMQAGKKFKDSILEPGDASVIIHKEVAAFDHPKFNVRGAPGEGDLLPNLIHDTDRAQDNPGNNPLRCPQVVQPPVVTNTTTKTCCMSSVPLGESSTAKVHAAPLFGNVKKENHSFPKANVGLNMFSSNQSCFPSGSENPRERKGFYDSGIIDTLSNPVLNKGFSKMEDNGQREDSNLPTFKTAKEQLWVDQQKKGHQLQRASGSSYGSVKKSLGAGRSRGIFGKFVPPIPKQDGGEHNGGMQYKPYGAGTAEPAHPVDERLKNLEPKMIELIMNEIMDHGPPVHWEDIAGVEFAKATIKEIVVWPMMRPDIFTGLRGPPKGILLFGPPGTGKTLIGKCIASQSGATFFSISASSLTSKWVGEGEKMVRALFAVARCQQPAVIFIDEIDSLLSQRGDGEHESSRRIKTEFLVQLDGATTSSEDRILVVGATNRPQEIDEAARRRLVKRLYIPLPEASGRKQIVINLMSKEQCHLSEEEIEWVVQQSDGFSGADMTQLCREASLGPIRSLQTADIATITPDQVRPIAYIDFENAFRTVRPSVSPKDLELYENWNKTFGCGK, from the coding sequence ATGCAGACCTCCAGCTCTAGGTCTATACATCTGAGTGAATGGCAGAAGAATTACTTTGCAATTACATCTGACATATGTACATCAGGACAGAGGGCTGATGCGTATCGTGCACAGATATTACGCATTCAGTATGCATGGGCAAACTCTGAGATCTCCCAGGTCTGTGCTACCAAATTGTTCAAAAGATACGCAGAGAAATATTCTGCAATTGTTGATTCTGACAATGTTGAAACTGGCTTGAATAACTATGCAGAAAACATTTTAGCTTTGGCAAGATCTCAAACTAACAGTGAAAAGTGGCAGTCTGGGTTGtcaataaataatgttttcaaaatggaTAATGTACAGAAGATGATGCAAGCTggcaaaaaatttaaagattctaTTTTGGAACCTGGTGATGCATCAGTAATAATCCACAAGGAGGTTGCTGCCTTTGATCATCCTAAATTTAATGTTCGTGGAGCTCCTGGAGAGGGTGACCTATTACCTAACTTAATTCATGACACAGATAGGGCCCAAGACAACCCAGGAAACAACCCTTTGAGGTGCCCTCAGGTTGTCCAGCCACCTGTAGTGACTAACACCACCACTAAGACTTGTTGCATGTCTTCAGTGCCTTTAGGTGAGTCATCCACTGCAAAAGTACatgctgcaccattatttggaaATGTCAAAAAGGAAAATCACAGCTTTCCCAAAGCCAACGTAGGACTAAATATGTTCTCATCTAATCAGTCTTGTTTTCCTTCTGGCTCTGAAAATCCACGGGAAAGGAAGGGTTTTTATGATTCTGGCATCATTGATACCCTTTCCAATCCAGTACTGAATAAGGGTTTTAGTAAAATGGAAGATAATGGCCAAAGGGAGGATAGCAATCTGCCCACCTTTAAAACTGCAAAAGAACAATTATGGGTAGATCAACAAAAAAAGGGCCATCAACTCCAGCGTGCATCAGGGTCTTCCTATGGTAGTGTTAAAAAGTCTCTGGGAGCTGGTAGATCTCGAGGGATATTTGGAAAATTTGTTCCTCCTATACCTAAGCAAGATGGGGGAGAACATAATGGAGGAATGCAGTATAAGCCTTATGGGGCAGGAACTGCAGAACCAGCACATCCTGTTGATGAGCGTCTGAAGAACTTAGAGCCAAAGATGATTGAACTTATTATGAATGAGATCATGGATCATGGGCCTCCAGTACATTGGGAAGATATTGCAGGAGTGGAATTTGCAAAAGCCACAATAAAGGAAATAGTTGTGTGGCCCATGATGAGGCCAGACATCTTCACTGGGTTACGGGGACCTCCGAAAGGAATTCTGCTCTTTGGTCCTCCTGGGACTGGTAAAACTCTAATTGGAAAGTGCATTGCTAGTCAGTCTGGGGCAACATTCTTTAGCATTTCTGCTTCATCCTTGACTTCTAAATGGGTAGGTGAGGGGGAGAAAATGGTACGGGCTTTGTTTGCTGTTGCAAGGTGTCAGCAACCAGCTGTGATATTTATTGATGAAATTGATTCCCTGTTATCTCAACGAGGAGATGGTGAACATGAATCTTCTAGAAGAATAAAAACTGAGTTTTTAGTTCAGTTAGATGGAGCAACGACATCTTCTGAAGACCGCATTCTAGTGGTGGGAGCAACAAATCGGCCGCAAGAGATTGATGAGGCTGCCCGGAGAAGATTGGTGAAAAGGCTTTATATTCCTCTCCCAGAAGCTTCAGGCAGGAAGCAGATAGTAATTAATCTAATGTCCAAGGAGCAGTGTCACCTCAGTGAAGAAGAAATTGAATGGGTTGTCCAGCAGTCTGATGGATTCTCTGGAGCAGACATGACACAGCTTTGTAGAGAGGCTTCTCTTGGCCCTATTCGCAGTTTACAAACTGCTGACATTGCTACCATAACACCAGATCAAGTTCGACCCATAGCTTATATtgattttgaaaatgcttttagAACTGTGCGACCTAGTGTGTCTCCAAAAGATTTAGAGCTTTatgaaaactggaacaaaacattTGGTTGTGGAAAGTAA